The following are from one region of the Polaribacter marinaquae genome:
- a CDS encoding glycosyltransferase, with the protein MSTTKNKIIIAPLNWGLGHATRCVPIINALLENNYQPIIASDGSSLEFLKKEFSNLEFLELPSYNISYHKNLKLTLLLQIPRILATVKKEQEVINNFINANKDVIGVISDNRFGVRSKVVPSIYITHQVNVLSGFTTVLTSKVHQKIINKFDQCWIPDHKNGELSGRLSKIENSKYKFIGALSRFSKTTIKDSKVDVLVVLSGVEPNRTLLEHKLISEFKNDARNIVFVLGKVENDQKKWTSNNSVFYNFLLSKELEQKINEAEIVICRSGYSSILDLYTLEKKVFFIPTKNQPEQEYLAKYLEQKGIAPFANLEDFNKKMLNNLSDYTGFKSKKSILSSSLFSLFHGKRKL; encoded by the coding sequence ATGTCTACTACCAAAAATAAAATAATAATAGCGCCATTAAACTGGGGTTTAGGTCATGCAACTCGTTGTGTGCCCATTATAAACGCATTGTTAGAAAATAATTATCAACCAATAATTGCGTCAGACGGAAGTTCTTTAGAGTTTTTAAAAAAAGAATTTTCTAATTTAGAATTTTTAGAACTTCCGTCTTACAATATTTCTTACCACAAAAATTTAAAGCTTACATTACTTTTACAAATCCCTAGAATTTTAGCAACAGTTAAAAAAGAACAAGAAGTCATTAATAATTTTATTAACGCTAATAAGGATGTTATTGGTGTAATTTCAGACAATAGATTTGGTGTAAGAAGTAAGGTTGTTCCTTCTATCTATATAACACATCAAGTAAATGTTTTATCTGGTTTTACAACTGTTCTAACCAGTAAAGTTCATCAGAAAATAATAAATAAGTTTGATCAATGTTGGATTCCTGATCATAAAAATGGGGAACTTTCTGGACGTTTATCAAAAATAGAAAACTCTAAATATAAATTTATTGGTGCCTTAAGCAGGTTTTCTAAAACTACAATTAAAGATAGTAAAGTTGATGTTTTGGTTGTGCTCTCTGGTGTAGAACCTAATAGAACATTATTAGAACATAAATTGATATCAGAATTTAAAAATGATGCTAGAAATATTGTTTTTGTTTTAGGGAAAGTAGAAAATGATCAAAAAAAATGGACAAGCAATAATTCCGTTTTCTATAATTTTTTATTGTCTAAAGAGTTAGAGCAAAAAATTAATGAAGCAGAAATAGTTATATGTAGATCAGGATATTCATCAATATTAGATTTGTATACCTTAGAAAAAAAAGTGTTTTTTATACCTACTAAAAATCAACCAGAGCAAGAATATCTTGCTAAATATTTAGAACAAAAAGGTATTGCTCCGTTTGCTAATTTAGAAGATTTTAATAAAAAAATGCTGAATAATTTGAGTGATTACACAGGTTTTAAATCTAAAAAATCAATTTTAAGTAGTAGTTTATTTAGCCTTTTCCATGGTAAAAGAAAACTCTGA